CGTCGGGCCTTCGGCGCCTGAAAAGGAGGCTTGGTCCCTGGCATTCCTTTGGGTACAGGATATAAGTAGCTAGGCCCAGTGTTGAGACGACTATTCTGTCCGCAGCCCAGCCATACAGAGCCCTTTGTTCCCACATGGCAGATACCAAGACGGAAGACGGCAACAGCGGCAACAAAACCCTCCTTTTGCACACATTGTCAATCCCTTCTCGCCAAAAAAGTCAGCTGTTTCAAACCCTTCAAAATCATCTGTCATGAGTATTCTCTCCTTTCTCAACGGAGTTTCCCGTCAACCCCGTCTGCGCTCTGCAGAAACTGTTCTCGCTTGCCTGTTCCCAATTCCCGGTCGTGCAGCTTGTTAGCGTCGTCATGGAGGCTGAAGGCGGAGTTTGTAAGATTGCAGAAGGGAGTTTCTATTTCTGGCATGTCAGTCAGCCAGCCCCCCTGAATACTATCGCagccttgttttcttttgggacTTCCAGAAGGTTTCTTGATCAGGCTTATGAAAAGAATGAGACACATCCTGGCTGAAGACAGAAAGGATATAGTATCACAGGTGTCCCGATTTGCATTCATCTTCACAAAACAATTAGTATAAACTAGCCATCTTTTCAGCCCCTATCGGCCACGGCGTCTACATCTGTATTTATAACCATCCATTGACTGATTTTCTCACCATCCCTATTCCATCCACAGCATACAAGTCCAAGAATAGTGTCAACTTCAATCATGAATTCAATTTGCGTCTGTCTCACTAGGTATCTCGTGCTCGTGCTCCCAAATCCCGTGCTTTCGCTCGTCATCCCATGCAAAAATGTTGCCAGTTACATttggagaaaaaaaaaaaaaaacccatcCATTCCAATCAAAAAGAGTCCCGGTGTTCCCATCCATGACATGACCACCACATATTCTCCCATCGCGGGGTATCccgccaaaaagaaacaaaacacaTTCATACAATGCAACCCAAGATGCAGATGCCAACATGCAGAAAACAAGGTatgcccatcatcacccatcaTTCCATTCAACCTCGCCCCAACCCTTAAGCAGTCCTCCTCTCAACAatcgcctcccccctcggcTTCCCCCCgacaaacccccctcccacggCGCCAAGCTGGAaaaccttctcccccctaACCcaactctccctcacccGTCCAACAAactgcctcccctcccacgGCGACACCTTATTCTTCCACCTCATCTCCCCGctcctcaacacccagcTCTCCTCGCTATCAAACACGCAGAAATCCGCGTCGTGCCCGACCTTGATCGCGCCCTTGCGGTGATACAGCCCCACCTGCTGCGCCGTGGCCTGCGAGCACATCCTGACCATGTCCACCAGATCCGGCGCCGGTAACCCGTGAGCGGCTCTGTCAGTGGCGATGGTGTGCAGGATGGGAAGACCAAGGCCGACAGAGGAAATCCCGCCCCAGGCAGCGAAGAAGTCGCcttggttggtgtttgtgatggggaggagacgttgttggggggcggggttggggtggtgggttgtgtCGGCGCAGCATGTGgtagcagtggtggtggaaagggggttggtgggctGCTCCtcgatgggggagggggtttccGACGCAAGAGTCATCACCACGCCTGAATCCGTCGGCTTCAGCTCTGGCCGGGAGGAGGCGTGGGAGCAAGACTTGTCGTGGGTTTGATCAGAGGGCAAAGTCATATCAACACCCGAGTCGGAGTGATGCATATTCGGCCTCAGCGAATCATCATCCACCGTCTGAAGATGCGGAGGCAGCAGCTTCAGCTCTGGCGTGCAAGGGCTGTGGTCAGAAACAATAGTCTTGAtgcacccctccccttgcgCCTCaacaatctcctcccacagTCGGTCTTGGTTGGTCTGCGACCGGATGGGAGGGCAGCACTTGTGACGGGTGTCGCCGTCTTCAATGTCATCTGCCGCGAGGCCGAGGTAGTGGAAGCATGTCTCGGCCGTGATGTTGACGCCTTCCTTGCGAGCAttgcggaggatggggatcGCCTCTACGGCGGAGAGGTGGACGATGTGGAGGTGCAGCTTGGGTGCCAGCTCGGCCAGGGAGACGATCTCCTCGATGGCATACGTCTCAAAGGCTGGGGGGCGAGACTCCAAGAAGGTGCTGTAGCTGAAGAGATCGCCTTTGGGGGCGAGAGGTGGGTCAGAGATTTGGACGTAATCGCCCACAGActcggtgatgggggggagcATCTCGGCATGGAACatcaaggtggtgggggagtcTTTGAGTGTGGTCATGGCCAAGGCGATGTCTTTGGAGGACACGGCTGGGAACTCATCCACCTGTGATTGGGTTAGCTGACTGACTGGATGGCTGGACATAGATCTGATAGGGAATAGGATGGGGTGACTAACACCAGAGTCGATAAGGAAACCCTTGAAGCCACGCACACCAGCCTCGACCAGCGGGAGCAGCTCGCCTGCGTTGCCGGGGATGACACCTCCGTAGAAGCCCACGTCGACCCAGCATTGGCCCTGGCTAGCACGAAGCTTCTCTTGGAACCCTGctagggtggtggtgggcgggaTGGCGTTGAGCGGCATGTCGATAACGGTTGTGACACCGCCAGAGGCGGCTGCCTTAGTGCCCGTGTTGAAGCCCTCCCACTCGGTACGGCCCGGCTCGTTGAGGTGGACATGGGCGTCTACCAGACCGGGGAGTAGGAACTTGGGGCTGAGGTCATTGtatgtggtgttgggggggaaagAGCTCCCGGGCAAAACTTCACGGACTACGGAGAGAATCTTGCCGGTCACCGGTGATACAGTGACGGTGGCTGGtgtgagaaggagggtgTCATCTGGGagtgtgatgatggtgtttgtCGAGGCCAGCACCACAAGGGGCTGCTCGTTCTGTTGGAGCGTGGTAGCCATATTGAAGAGAGAGGTGTGTCGATTTTTCCCCCAAAGCCACAGCTCGAAGGGGTGAGGGAAGTGAAGTCAGAAAGAGACAGGGGATCAGGATAGGATGATGCTAGGCTATCGGGACCCGGCGATATGGTTTGGTAGTTTGCAGGATAAGGCGTGTGGGCTTCCTAtaagggaggggagagagtCTTATCTCTGGGCTGCGGGATGGGTGTGCGGCGGTGCGGGACAGTTTTGATAAGTAGCCGTGAGACGAGAGAGAATAAAGGTTGCACGGCGCAATGTGATCCGTAGGCGAGAAtggggggtgtggtgtggtggtaaGCAAGATACAGGGTCTTGGCCGGTGGGAGCAGTCAAAAGATGAGATGTGAAAGTGAAGATAAGATATCGAGTCACCAACGAGGACAGACACaaacatatatatatatatatataaagagagggaaggaaagggaaatATCCGGCACGGTTTCTTTCCGGCCTTGTTTCTTTGCTTCCTTTTGGCAGGCAGTCAAGGCAATGGCCTCAGCAAAATCCACTCCATCCACCTTGAACACACCGTCAGATACCGAGAATTCTCCCAGGCATTGGAACGGCTGCCATGATCCAGACcgcccctctctccctcccgggAGGGAGACAGATTCCCATACACCCATACCACTTGTTGCGGTCTCGGAATCGCATTGTCGCATGCAGCAGCACAGGAACGAGGTCATTATCAGAGGATGGCCCACCGAGCTGATAAGGCGCTTGGTGGATCTCTTTTTAGATGCCAGGACCCTGGCGCCACGACCTTATCTCTGGCAGCTGACTGGCCGTGCTGATTAGATCGGATGCGGCCGGGCTGTATTGGGTTCACGCCCTGCCGATCAGTGGCTGAAAATGACGGCACGCCCGTCTTTCAGAGCATGGGCCACCCTTCTGGCCCCCGCACATTCTGGACCCCACCGGGGTGCGGCAGGCAGACCTGCTTCCTTTTTTGGCGGGGATCCGAAGCTATCGTGAGAGAGTTCACGCTTGTGAGTTTTGATCGAGTAACGATCGAGTAAGCTTCTAGAAGGATGCGGATCTGATTCGCTGGACCGGTCTTTAAGCACttttctctcccttctttGTCTGTCCGGCATCGTCCGTATGGTCTTCGTATCTGGCTCTGGATGATATCCCTCACCAATGAACGAACCCGGAAGTTGctcacctcacctcggcctcgcTCTCCGGCCATACCATCCCCGCAACGCCCCCCAACCTTTCTTTGTTCGAGCCCCGAGGTGAAGTCATCTCGGTTTGCTGTCTCCAGGTCTGGCCTGTCTGCTTGTTGTTCTCTCGCCAGTTCTTTCGCCCACCAGAGAATTGTTGAATATCAGGCGGTGTAGCTGCTGACCAGACCCAGCCAAATATGGTCACGATGGCGATACCGATAGTGTTTCCAGAACCACTCGGCACGCCACGTATCCATCATCGATGTGTCATATTAAGTCCGATTCAAGCCAGAAAGCTCTGCAAGCTCTGGTGTTGTCTCTTTTCATGCTTTAAGCTTTTCGACCTCGCTGACTCGGCAATGGTTCCGCGGACCGagcacatcatcaccggcaGCGGCCTGCTGGGTTGTTTCTTTTGAGGCTAGCCCAGCGGCTGTCACCGGTCCTCCCAAGAAACACCAAGCATCGCAGCTCGCCTACGACGTTTACATTTGTCATAATTGAACGGTTTGGCCTCTGGGGTGCAGCGGGTTGACCGGGACGTGGAGCGGTTCTGGAGCAGGTcagcgtggtggtggtgatggactGCCGGACAGGGCATTGTGTGTGGCTTGTGGATGCTACCGTACCTTATGTTCCGGAGGACCCTGAGTGGCAAAGCTTTTCTCCGAGAAAACTCCCGGTGAGTCCGGCCGAGATTGTCGGTGCCTTTCCGGAGCCGAGGTGCTTGGGCATTGCTTGTCTTGATTCTTGTCTGAGTGATGTGTAAGTTGGCGATGGCTTCATTCAGTCATATAATTCTTCGGCGTACTTGGGTGAGAATTAGAAAATGTGTTGGTAGAAAGCTCAGCATGGTTGGAATATCAATGACGCTAAAGCCCCAGAAGATAGCAAATAGCTTTTTTCCAAGGCCATCTTTCATCAAGGCCTATTGTCCATGTCAGAAGTTCTACCACCTTCTTACAGGACCTATACATCATCCTGAAAGGATTCCTGGCTACTATCTTGAGGTTTGCCCAAGATCTTATTGTTCTAGTCTGACAGAAGGTCAGAAGGCATGTCCAAGTTGTTTCCCAGGTACCCACATTTTTATTTCTGAGCCAAGGACATCTGTCGCTCAATGGGAGACATTGAAGGCTTAGAGAATCATTCATTGACGACTGTAAAGGTACTTCCAATCAGAGATGGACATCCTTCTTGATTTCCTGTTTTCGGTGATAATTCACCAAATAAGGGGCTTCTTGAAGGCTCTCTTTGATGAAGAAGCTAAGGGTCATTTTACTTTCATCTTATAACGTCCAGACATTCTACTTCCTGGCTAATCTCATTGTGCCCAGGTAGCTGGCCAGCTCAGACTTCACTCTCTAGAGCAGACACAATAGCAATTCGCACAGCTTGCTCCCACCTCGCAACGATGGAGTTATCTCTG
The sequence above is a segment of the Podospora pseudoanserina strain CBS 124.78 chromosome 5, whole genome shotgun sequence genome. Coding sequences within it:
- the DAL1 gene encoding Allantoinase (EggNog:ENOG503NWXN; COG:F; MEROPS:MER0005767), whose amino-acid sequence is MATTLQQNEQPLVVLASTNTIITLPDDTLLLTPATVTVSPVTGKILSVVREVLPGSSFPPNTTYNDLSPKFLLPGLVDAHVHLNEPGRTEWEGFNTGTKAAASGGVTTVIDMPLNAIPPTTTLAGFQEKLRASQGQCWVDVGFYGGVIPGNAGELLPLVEAGVRGFKGFLIDSGVDEFPAVSSKDIALAMTTLKDSPTTLMFHAEMLPPITESVGDYVQISDPPLAPKGDLFSYSTFLESRPPAFETYAIEEIVSLAELAPKLHLHIVHLSAVEAIPILRNARKEGVNITAETCFHYLGLAADDIEDGDTRHKCCPPIRSQTNQDRLWEEIVEAQGEGCIKTIVSDHSPCTPELKLLPPHLQTVDDDSLRPNMHHSDSGVDMTLPSDQTHDKSCSHASSRPELKPTDSGVVMTLASETPSPIEEQPTNPLSTTTATTCCADTTHHPNPAPQQRLLPITNTNQGDFFAAWGGISSVGLGLPILHTIATDRAAHGLPAPDLVDMVRMCSQATAQQVGLYHRKGAIKVGHDADFCVFDSEESWVLRSGEMRWKNKVSPWEGRQFVGRVRESWVRGEKVFQLGAVGGGFVGGKPRGEAIVERRTA